A window of Garra rufa chromosome 11, GarRuf1.0, whole genome shotgun sequence genomic DNA:
AAGGGAACGTTAgaataacattataaataaaccaaaaactaacagtTTGGGAACCAAAACTAATGTTCTGAGAACGTTATAATAATATTAGGGGAACATTAGCATAACATTCTAAAAACCAAATACTAACATTCTGAGATTCAAAAACAAACTGTTCTGGGAACATTATAAAAACGTTAGGGGAACGTtagaataatgtttaaaaaaaatactaacattctgggaaccaaaaacaaactgttctgggaatgttagaataacgttctaaaaactaaaaaactttTGGGAACATTAGATTAACGTTCTGGGAACAGTCTACACATCAAAAACTCAGGGAACGTTAAGAAAACTTTtctggctaaccaaaaacaaaccattaaaaactaacgttctgagaatgttataataatgtTAAGGGAACGGTAGAATAATGTTCTAAAAACAAatactaacattctgggaaccaaaaaataAATTTCTAGGAACATTATacaaaaaactactaaaaacgttctgggaacattaagaaaactttcctggctaaccaaaaacaaacaataaaaacattctgggaaccaaaaattgttaacTAGGGTTTGGAAGATGATTCATCCAAAGTGGTTTACATTCAAGATATGCATACAGTACAGTACGCAAGTGCATATTTGTGTAACCAGAGACTAGGCAAGCAAAAAAGATTTAGTGTTCATAAATATTCATAAACCTGACTATTAATGCAGAATGCATGTTTGACTGTAAAATATTTCTCATCTCTGTGCTGTTTCTTCATTATTGCATATGATAATCCATGTGAAGGTGATGCTGACAGCTTTATACGCATGGATGGTAATCTCCGGGATTAGAGTTTTGCCCTTTTCCACAAAAACTAAAACGTTGGCGACAACGTTAAACATGAACGCAACTTTTCGTTTGATATAAATGTTGAGTTTCATTTCACACATTTACTTTCTCACTTTCTCTTCACAGGATTTGCGCGCCCTCCAGATGGATGCCGTATAGACGCTCCGAATCCTTTCTGCTTACTGTCATCCCGTTAACCGACTTGGAGGCGCACAAACACACGTGCGCGCGCGCAGCGAAAACCGACGCGCAATGCGTTTTGACATGTCACGCGcgcccaagaaaaaaaaaaacactcggcCGTGACTCAAACGCACGAGCTGTTAACGGCGCGCGCGCTTAATCCAGCGGTACGTGGGATTGGGCGGGAAGAGTCGGCTGAGGAAACACGGGATTGGGCGGATGGAAGAGTCAAACTGCTGCTGTGACTCAGATGAGGAGATGAATCCACATCACTTCACTTTACCTCAGCTGAACACCGGACGGAGTTTCTGATCGGAGACCGCGGGGAATCAGACCGCATTACTGACCTAATTGGAATTAACAACAGTTTCGGACAAAAAAGAAGAATATTAAGGAACACTGTACTATTAAACGATGGCTTTCATGGTGAAACACGTAGTCGGCGGTCAGCTGAAGAATCTGACAGGAGGTCTGACAGAAGATAAACCTGAAGGAGACAAATCCGAAGCCGCGGCTAAAGGAATGACACAAGAAGAGTTTGAGCAGTACCAACAACAGCTAGAGGAGGAAAAGTAAGACAAACCTTCATACCTACCTGATTTTAGCCGAAATCTGTAGATTTGATCACATTTTGAGAATGTTTTTGTGAGGCGAACGCTTAGGAGCGTTTGGAGAGGCGCGCATTTTTCGCGCTTCGTTGGATATTTGCGCGCGCGCGCGTGCTCACAGCTGCTCATTTCGCTCAGGGAGATTCCTGCTCAGTCAGATATGAATGATTTTTCACATTATTCTCATCTAGAGTTGAGCAGAATTGCATGTGTTAATTAGAATTTTACCTTTTAATCACGAATAGTGATTTAGACGAGTTGCTTCAGGCGCGTTTCAGGTCAATTCTGCTTtagtgtttatttgtttgtttgttaattgtTTATTCTAGCATTTTATCAATTAATCAACACTCATAATTAGATTCTCAAGCATGTAAGCCAAAATACAAAAGCTGACAAATGTACCAAAGTACAttggtatatgtgaccctgaatcacaaaaccagtcattaaagtcttttttttttttttttttttttttgttgagattgtatggtttgttaggataggaccatatctGGCTGAAAATCtttaatatgagggtgcaaaatctaaatattgagaaaacttcctttaaagttgtccaaattaagttcttagtcttgcatattactaatcaaaaatgatcttttcatatatttatggtaggaaatgtacaaaatatgttcatggaacacaatctttacataatatcctacataatttataattttgacccatacaatgtatttttggctactgctacaaatatacccatgctacttggtCCACAGGATCACATATGATATGAATTTCCACAAACGTACCATGGTATTTACCAAGTTACTTCAAAGAATACGATGATATGTgttcaaaaaaatcaatatttccATTATTACCATAGTACTATTCATGGTAGCCATTAGAACCAACATCCAAAGCATTTCTTGCGCACTTCACATGCTTTGTCTTTAGATATCAGCTCATAAAGCACAGACAGCCAatgcatgatctttacttaatatcctaaatgatttataatttttaccaatgcaatgtatttttggctattgctaccagTAAACCAATCCTACTtacgactgtttttgtggtccagggtcacatacggtATGGATTTCCACAAATGTACCATGGTATTTGCAAGGTACTTCAAAGAATACCATGACATGTGTCCAAAAAACTCAATATTTCCATTATTACCATGGTACTATTCATGGTATTCAAAAATCAATATTTCCATTAATATTTCCATTAttccaaaaaaaaatcattattaccATGATACTGTTAATGGTAGTGAAGTATAGATTCAGTTCTCTGCTGTACGCTTTGTTAAAATCTAATCATTCTGTAAGGACGCCTTAGGGGAAATGATTTTAATTAGTATTTTACTCCACTTTCATTCAATCCCCAATCACATATCCCCATTCACAAGACATAAATCTGACTTCCTTGCTCATGATGTATGGGGAAACCAAAATGTGAGGCCATTAGAACCAACATATCCACATCCAAAGCATTTCTTGCACACCTCACATGCTTTGTCTTTAGATATCAGCTCATAAAGCACAGACAGCCAATGCATGAACAGGTGGCCGTGTGGACACGGTTTGCATAACTGCCATATTTGGAAAATTCTGATTTCACAGACTTCAAATGGCTGTGCTGAGCTCATCCGCATGGTGTAATCCAACTCGTGTCCTCAGAGAGCAGATTTTGCAAGCTGAGACACCCGTGTGAACAGTTAGTTTAAGACTGTTGATTTTGACGGGGAGTCGTGCGCTTAATCTCTCGAATCGGCCCGACCACCGTGATCTTCTCAAAGGTTTGATATGGGGATTATTTTAACTAGTCATTTGTTATAGTGAACCGAGTGGATGAGCATCAAGCCACTGTCAGGACGAGTCTAAATCCCTGAGATGTTCCCCCTCCCGCTCTCGCTCGTACTCTTCTTCTCTGGTGAGGACTcttttagcagatgcttttctCCAAAGCAGCTTCAAGTACACTTATCGTAGGCACGACCCCTTTGGAGTGAGCATTCAAGGAAGGGTCCTTGTTCAATACAAAGCAGGAATTGTCTACATGAAAGTAGGAATTGAACCAGCAAACTTCCAAATAGCAGGTCCTGAACATTATAATTTGCTGGTTGTTGTTCACTCGCCGTATGTCTGGTGCCCTTAATGCGTCCATTTTTTCATGACGTTTGCTTCAGCCCTGAAGATTTGTACTGACCTTTAACCTCACATGACCTTCAACAATACTTAACCAATCAGTCGCGATCCATCTTGAGGTTAATTTAACTTTTATACTCACATATGGTCATCTGTGTCAATgacaaattcttaaaaaaaaaaaaaatctgaaatatttctgCTTTTATTATTAGCCGTGTTTGATAAGATACTGTCTTGTTTCCTGTAGCATAGAGGAATTTCCTTAAtctaaactaaaaccataaaaaaacgtttttcaaaaaataacatctgtcaaaaataatgttattttataataattcattttctattttattttttaacatttcgaattaaattgttatattttctgttttttatttattttttaaatttgagttacattttcttttgttgttttgtcattttattacatcttagtttatttagtttaaaaaaaagttactttttaatatAGATTAAACAAAGTAAACAATAactgaaatttaaaaatatatatattaaaaaacctaaaccattttttatttcagctagctgtCAAAGCAACATTTCTGATCTGTTGAAAAatactaaaaaactaaataagcaaatgaaaaaatatatataaaaatgtttttgtttttttatatttaacatgtatttaatacaaaatgtatttaaacaaaaactaataaaaaaataacaaaataaacaagattttTAAAAGTTTGTCCAAAATTAGAAAATTGAAATAGGGGtatatatattgttaaattttaattcatttttttgttttttcattttacaAAATTTGAGCTTatttagttaaaaaatatatttttaaataataaattaaactaaGCAAACAataactgaaatttaaaaaaatgatataataaaaaacctaaaccattttttatttcagctagctgtcaaagcaacatttctaatttttaagttgttaaaaaatacttaaaaaaaataaataagctaattaaaattttataaaaaaaaatatagacatatttatttaatgttttttaaatctaacatttatttaatacaaaaacgatttaaacaaaaactaataaaaataacaaaattattaaaagtttaaccaAAATTAGACAATTAAAAtaggtgtgtgtgtatataaaagtCCTCAACCTGTCATGCAGATCTTTTTTTCACCTTAGAAAGGACTTACAATAAATATTCTATCCAAATTTAATTGTCATCTTTAGCTAATTTTATCAGTGCACAATTGCgcaattatttgaaatattttcagcTTTCTAAATGTGTAGCAAATAACATTTAGCCTTTTAATGCTTTCTTTGAAGGTATTTATTCTGCGAGATTCTAGGCCACACAGAGGAAAGCAGTTTAATCCTTGAGAACGACGTTACATGGATCTCTCGCTGTGGACATAGATTCGTTTTAGTTCATGTTAAAATGAACAGGAACTTGTCGTGATGGAGAACAATAGTGTCACACGTAAACCTCGTTATTTGAAAATGTCCTAAAATTAGTCCTAAAACATGTCAGCCAACAATCAGCTGAGAAACAATTGTTGTTTAGACTAGAAATCTGACAGATGATAATATAAAGACGTTTATTATCTTGAGATCGACATGGCAGACTTACGTAGGTGGATAAATGATCAAAAGACCCTTGAATAACCCAGTTCATCCTCACattagcgtgtgtgtgtgtgtgtgtgtgtgtgtgtgtgtgtgtgtgtgtgtgtgtgtgtcacgtgCCTCTGTTCTCGTTTCTCCTCAGGCAAGAGCGAGACGCCAATTTTGCCCAGAAGAAGGCGGAGAGGGCGACAGTCAGGTCTCACTTCAGGGACAAATACAGGTTGCCAAAGGTAACAATTAATCACACTCTTTGTCTCCTGTCATCTGCCCACACCATTAAAACTTATAAACGCCTCGCTCGTCTGTGCCAAACAAACACAATGGGCTCTATCGCAGGAACTGTCACGTttcaccccaaaaaaacaaagaatatcATGCAAAAAGATGCttaagtatatttattttattttttatcacatTTAATAACCCATTTTCCAAAACTCAGTAGTGTTCTGTAATGTGAAAACATTGAATCCCAAtactgaaatattatttttattataaatgatcGTGCATAATGGTAATATTTGATGTACTTAAatttaatttgttcattttaattcaaataatcattattttttatcataaataATAACCTATTCCCCCAAACTCAGTAGTGTACTGTAATGAGAAATTAAAAAATGACTATaatgcaaaaatatattaattgcaAAATGATTATGCATCATGGTAATATTTTGTGTACGAAATTtatgttcattttaatttaaataattattgtttatatcataattaatgcaaacaaataaaataataattacatgttaaaatgtttATACGTTATGTACTGTGTTTAATTTGTTGATTttaaactgtgattttttttaagtcataattcatAACCCAATTTTCAGTACTCAGTAGAAACCTGTTATCATCATAATGCAAATAATGCaagaaaatgtattaaatgtattattgtaaTTGTAAAATGTTTATACATAGTAATATGCATGTAAACAcggctgaagatgcgaaaagaggaacagatgaaatgtattaagtgtaggccaggttaaagagatgggtctttaatctagatttaaactgacagagtgtgtctgcctcccgaacagtgttaggtagattgttccagagtttgggcgctaaatgtgaaaaagattttgatattctaggtactatcaaattgccggaattttgagacCACAGCGGAccattgcgtcgcaaaatgattcactgtttcaaagcgctccaatcggattgcgattcgtgaatcattttgcgaattgattgattcgaatcaaatgattcgcggttCGATTTTAAGTCCCGATCTAATGATTCACGATTTGCgacgttccgatctaaatcaaatgattcgcgttcCGCGCCgtaatctgaaatgatggttcacaaaTAATTATTCAGATCGACACTTCAGAGCATGAATCGGAACATGtccgtgaatcattttgcgaattgaattattcaaatcaaatgattcgtgattcgaTTTCTAAGTCCTGATttaatgatttgtgatatgcaaagttccaatctaagtcaaatgattcacgattcaatctaatctgaaatgatggttcgtgaatcattattcagatcgacACTTCAGAGCATGAATCGCAAATCACtggattcagatcaggacttcagagtgggttcgccgaatcatttgattcacttcggagtgcgtatcgcaaatcatttgattcagattggaacgggttcgtgaatcattttgcaaattaaatgagtcaaatcaaatgattcacagttCGATTTTAAGTCCTGAtctaatgatttgtgatatgcaaagttccaatctaagtcaaatgattcacgattcaatctaatctgaaatgatggttcgtgaatcattattcagaacgAGACATCAGAGCATGAATCGCAAATCACtggattcagatcaggacttcggagtgagtttgcaaatcatttgattcactttggaacaaatcaaatgattcgcaattcgATTCAATTTCGCAAAActatttttcaggttttttttttttttttttttacaaatccttTAAGAAGATcaaccatggttttaccatagtaaaagtgtagtatactttgtaatactttagtagtaatactttgcatgtgctttgactttttattttacttttttattagtatattttgatttatctatttatctttaGAATttagaagacattgtttgataagtgagatctctgattgaagtcctcaCATATGTCATTGATGATTCACCTTTTCCTTGGTTTTCTCATCTCAGAACGAGGTGGATGAGACTCAGATCCAGGCGGCGCGAGACGATGTTGAACTCCCGACCGAACTGGCCAAGATGATCGCTGAAGACAACCAGGAAGAGGAACAAAAGCAGTCCGTCCTGGGTCACCTGACCAACATCCAGAACGTGGATATGGGCCACCTGAAGGGCAAAGCTCAGGCCACACTGGAGGACCTGAAGAACTCGGCTGAGAAGTGCTGCCTCATGTGATCTCACCGCATCTTCACACCTGGAAGCGTTTCTTCTCTCCTTATCCCTGTATATCTcctccatcacacacacacacacacacacacacacacacacacacacacacacacacacacgctgccGTGTCTAACAACAAACATCCATATTCATATATCCGGTGTGACTTGTAGGGCAGTGTTTGTTTCATGATGCTGATATCGTTCTAGGAGTTTAAATGTCACGTGTGTTTCATCAGATATACGAGAATCTCACAAAAACATGCTCGGGTCACATTACACCTCATAAAAAATTATCATTTGCATAAATTATTCATCTTAAAGgcatagttgacccaaaaatgacaattcccttatttattcaccctcaaacGAACTTTGAAGGACGTTGATAagcaaacagttgacggtagccattgacttccattgtattttttttccctactatgaaagtcaatggctaccagcagcTGTTTTCAGGTCTGGAAcaacttgaggatgagtaaatgactaAAATCTCTATAATTTCCATTATGCAAGTGGAATTCCTTAGGTATTTTGTCTTTGGAGCACATaacggcgaatcatttgattcacttcatGACTTCGAGCGCATatggcgaattatttgattcatttTTTGACTTCAGAGCGCATatggcaaattatttgattcagttcgggactttgaagCTCATAtggtgaataatttgattcactTTGTAACTTCGGAGCGCATATggcggtagccattgacttccatagtattttcttTCCCTACTATGAAAGTcagtggctaccagcaactgtttgccaacatacaggtttggaacaacttgaggatgagtaaatgatgacatgatTTTCATTTCtgcatgaactatccctttaaatggtcCTAAAAAATACTCAATTTCTATTATGCAAGAGTAATTTCTTAGTTATTTTGAAGTGAAAAAAGAGAAACTCACAAAAACATGCTCAGGTCACATTCACCCACAAAAAATTTAGTTTAGCATAAATTGTTAATCTTAAAAGTGTTATCCAAAAACTAAAATTCTgtaatttattcaccctcatgttgttccaaactaaTTTTTAAGGATGTTAATGagcaaacagttgacggtagccattgacttccatagtattttttcccctagtatggaagtcaatggctaccagcaatgGTTTGCTTACCGACgttcttctgttaaacacaaaataagatattttgaagaatgttgataagCAAacggttgacggtagccattgactttcatagtatttttCCCCCTACTATAGAAGTCATTGGCTACCAGCAATGGTTTGGTTCACagatattcttcaaaatattctcttttgtgttcaacagaggaaaaacagtcaaaatggttatttttggctgaactatccctttaaatgttccTAAAATATCCTTAATTTTCATTATGCAAGAGTAATTTCTTAGTTATTTGACTTTGGGGTAAAATAAGACATTTTTGGAGAATctcacaaaaacatgcacagctcacattcacctcacaaaaaaaagttactttagcATAAATTGTTAATCTTAAAagtgatagttcatccaaaaactaaaattatgtcatttatttaccctcatgttgttcgaCAGTTaccggtagccattgacttccatagtatttttccccctactatagaagtcaatggctaccagcaatgATTTGCTTATATTGCTAAGAATGTTGGTGagcaaacagttgacggtagccattgactcccatagtattttttcccctactatggaagtcagtggctaccgGCAATTGTTGGTTCCCAAACATTCTTCAGAACATTTTCTAATGTGTTCAACATTGGAAAGACactcaaaatgttttatttttgagtTAACTTTCCCTTTAATGgttctaaaatgtgaccctggacctggtcttaagtagaacaggtatatttgtagcaataggcaaaaatacattgtatgggtcaaaatgatcgatttaatggcaaaaatcattaggaagttattttgtaaatttcctatcataaatatataaaaacttaatttttgatgagtaatatgcattgccaagaacttcatttgaacaactttaatggcgattttctcaatatttagctttttttgcaccctcagattccagatttgcaaatattgtcctattctaacaaaccagcTTGTTTATTCGTCTTTCCAGATGACAAAAATtcacccttaagactggttttgttgtccaaggtcacaaatatcCTTCAGTCTCGTTATGCAAGTGTAATTTGGTAGTTATTTAGACTCTGGGGTGAAATATGACATGTTCCCAACATGTTTCTGGAGATTCACTCATCCAAACCAGACCTGCTCCGATCTGAAGGTGTTTATTACAGCAGTAGCAACTTCGGGGAGTCTTGAAGGCCTTATGAGAGCAAGAAACGGAGGCAGAACCCAGATTcccttgacctttgacctttcaTTGAGTGGTGCCGTTTTGTGCAGGTGGTTTGGTGTCGTCGTGATGCAGATGTCCACCTTTTTCTTTCTGGTTGTTCCCTCTTATGGAGACTGAAAGTAATGGTTTGCAATGCTCTGCTGCTGAGGTGAGCGTCTGAATGAAGGTTTTATTACGATTCTGTCTGATTCTGCGTCTGTTCGAATGAAGCCGTGCACGGATCGGGTTATAAAAGCTGCAAACAATAATAAGCAATATTTCCATCTCTGATCTACAGAGCGATTAATGTGAAGGGTTGAATTGACTttcctgtttattttatttattagattgttatatatttattaatggcAAGAAAGTCTTTTGTCGTTTATTTTACTTATGCCCTTTGATAGTTGTTTCCGCTCTGGACTGCATAAGTAACGTAATTACCAATGTAATGCATTTATGTAATTATTCTTCTGTAATTTCCAGACCTTGCTGATTTTTGACTGTTGAAActgtaataaatatatttgtataaagATGCCTGTGATATAATTTCAGCCTTTGTGTGATGTTTCCACAGCGCAGGCACCGCAGCACCATTTCTGACCACTAGATGGAGACATTGGATACGAGTCAAACACTTCAGTTTCAAACACTTTCAGCTTTCTTGAAGTGTTTGTTATATAGGTGGGTTGTTGACTTAACAAGTAAGTGTTTGCAAACTTTAGGAAAATGCATTTCTTTtaagcaaaacacatttttttttcatgcattgatgactttttggtttattttttttgGCTCTTGTcaccagagctgggtagattacttactaATTGAAATCTGTTATTGATTCCAAAGTTTTTagtaacaacatgaagtgcattaaacattatggTACGTCAAGGTTTCCCAAAATGGTATTCGTGAAGGAAATGCAGGGGGttttatgagtttaatgaaaaactaatagttaaattcaaataaataatttctaaaataaaaaaaaaaaactattttatttgtttatttgcatGTCATGTGGTCATAACCAATGTCCAAGAACCAATGAACATGCACATGTGATacttaattatgaaaatatgtatTCTAAAATGTCCTTTAAGTACGTATATTAGATTATagaggatcagatgacaaaaaagttGGTGCATTTgtgcactttattgtgtattttgATGATATATAAATGCATTAGTAAATATCCTACAGTGATAGTTCTaataaaaatcaa
This region includes:
- the cplx3b gene encoding complexin-3b, coding for MAFMVKHVVGGQLKNLTGGLTEDKPEGDKSEAAAKGMTQEEFEQYQQQLEEEKQERDANFAQKKAERATVRSHFRDKYRLPKNEVDETQIQAARDDVELPTELAKMIAEDNQEEEQKQSVLGHLTNIQNVDMGHLKGKAQATLEDLKNSAEKCCLM